From Bacillus sp. FSL K6-3431, the proteins below share one genomic window:
- a CDS encoding NADPH-dependent FMN reductase has translation MTNEKLNIGIILGSTRQGRVSPHVGEWVKEIADKRGDANYEIVDIADYQLPFLGTTDGTDPGIAAWTEKIFSLDGFVFIVQEYNHSISGALKNALDIANREAWGNKAAGMVSYGGAGGARAAEHLRGIFGELQIAGVKGHPTLSLFTDFDNFTSLKPADIHLPTVNLMLDQVNAWSGALKTLR, from the coding sequence ATGACAAATGAAAAACTAAACATCGGAATTATCTTAGGAAGCACTCGTCAAGGTCGAGTTAGCCCTCATGTTGGAGAATGGGTAAAAGAAATTGCCGACAAACGTGGAGATGCAAATTATGAAATTGTTGATATTGCAGATTATCAATTACCGTTTTTAGGAACAACTGATGGAACTGACCCTGGAATTGCGGCTTGGACTGAGAAAATTTTTAGCTTGGATGGATTCGTATTTATAGTACAGGAATACAATCACAGTATTTCTGGAGCATTAAAAAACGCACTGGATATTGCTAATCGTGAAGCCTGGGGTAACAAAGCGGCAGGTATGGTTAGCTATGGTGGAGCTGGTGGAGCACGTGCAGCTGAGCATTTGAGAGGGATCTTTGGTGAATTACAAATAGCAGGTGTGAAGGGCCATCCCACATTATCTTTATTCACAGATTTTGATAACTTTACATCCCTTAAACCAGCTGACATTCATCTTCCTACTGTCAATTTAATGCTTGACCAAGTTAACGCTTGGAGCGGTGCATTGAAAACTTTGAGATAA